From Solibacillus isronensis, the proteins below share one genomic window:
- a CDS encoding Leu/Phe/Val dehydrogenase, translating to MEIFKYMQKYDFEQVVFCQDEASGLKAVIAIHDTTLGPALGGSRMWTYASEEAAIEDALRLARGMTYKNAAAGLNLGGGKTVIIGDPFKDKNEEMFRALGRFIQGLNGRYITAEDVGTTVADMDLIHEETNYVTGISPAFGSSGNPSPITAYGVFLGMKAAAKEAFGDDSLAGRKVAVQGLGNVAYTLCEYLHKEGAKLIVTDINQQAIDRVVADFGAVAVAPDEIYAQDVDIFSPCALGAIVNDQTIPTFKAKVIAGSANNQLAESRHGKVLHDLGIVYAPDYVINAGGVINVADELYGYNRERAMKRVETIYTSLEKIFAISKEEDIPTYLAANRLAEERIARVAKSRSQFLQNEKNILNGR from the coding sequence ATGGAAATTTTCAAGTACATGCAGAAATATGATTTTGAACAAGTAGTCTTTTGCCAAGATGAGGCATCGGGGTTAAAAGCGGTTATTGCTATTCATGATACAACATTGGGACCAGCTCTTGGGGGTTCGCGCATGTGGACATATGCCTCAGAGGAAGCAGCTATTGAAGATGCACTTCGTCTAGCACGCGGTATGACTTATAAAAATGCGGCGGCAGGCTTAAATTTAGGTGGCGGTAAAACAGTTATTATTGGAGATCCGTTCAAGGATAAAAATGAAGAAATGTTCCGTGCATTAGGACGTTTCATTCAAGGTTTGAATGGTCGATATATTACGGCAGAAGATGTCGGTACAACGGTTGCAGATATGGATTTAATTCATGAAGAAACAAATTATGTAACAGGTATTTCTCCGGCATTCGGCAGCTCTGGCAATCCTTCACCAATTACAGCGTATGGTGTATTTTTAGGGATGAAGGCAGCAGCGAAAGAAGCATTTGGAGATGACTCGCTGGCAGGCCGTAAAGTAGCAGTTCAAGGTCTTGGGAATGTTGCGTACACATTATGTGAATACTTGCATAAAGAAGGAGCGAAACTAATCGTAACTGACATTAATCAGCAAGCAATCGATCGTGTCGTTGCAGACTTTGGAGCAGTAGCTGTAGCACCTGATGAAATTTACGCACAAGATGTGGATATTTTCTCACCATGTGCTCTTGGCGCAATTGTCAATGATCAGACGATTCCGACATTCAAAGCGAAGGTTATTGCTGGATCTGCAAACAATCAGCTGGCAGAATCAAGACATGGTAAAGTACTGCATGATTTAGGGATTGTTTATGCACCGGATTATGTGATTAATGCAGGTGGGGTTATTAACGTAGCAGACGAGTTATACGGCTATAATCGCGAGCGTGCAATGAAGCGTGTAGAAACGATCTACACAAGCTTGGAAAAGATTTTTGCAATTTCAAAAGAAGAAGATATTCCAACATATTTAGCAGCAAACCGTTTGGCAGAAGAGCGTATTGCTCGTGTAGCAAAATCCCGCAGTCAGTTCCTTCAAAACGAAAAAAATATTTTAAACGGTCGCTAA
- a CDS encoding alpha-ketoacid dehydrogenase subunit beta, whose product MPVISYIDAINLAMKEEMERDDRVFVLGEDVGLKGGVFKATTGLYDKFGEARVLDTPLAESAIAGVAIGAAMYGMRPIAEMQFADFIMPAVNQIVSEAAKIRYRSNNDWSCPLVVRAPFGGGIHGALYHSQSVEAMFAGTPGLKIVIPSTPYDAKGLLKAAIRDPDPVLFFEHKRAYRLIKGEVPTDDYTLPIGKADVKREGDDVTVITYGLAVHFALQAAERLAKDGIETHILDLRTVYPLDQEAIIEAARKTGKILLITEDNKEGSIISEVAAIIGEHCLFELDAPIKRLAGPDVPAMPYAPTMEKFFMINPDKVEKAIRELAEF is encoded by the coding sequence ATGCCGGTAATTTCTTATATTGATGCGATTAACTTAGCGATGAAAGAAGAAATGGAGCGAGATGACCGCGTCTTCGTATTAGGTGAAGATGTTGGGTTAAAAGGCGGCGTTTTCAAAGCGACAACAGGTCTGTATGACAAATTCGGCGAAGCACGTGTACTGGATACACCGTTAGCGGAAAGTGCGATTGCCGGTGTTGCAATCGGTGCAGCGATGTATGGCATGCGTCCGATTGCTGAAATGCAGTTTGCGGACTTTATTATGCCTGCTGTAAACCAGATTGTTTCGGAAGCGGCAAAAATTCGTTACCGCTCAAACAATGACTGGAGCTGTCCTTTAGTTGTGCGTGCTCCGTTTGGTGGGGGAATTCATGGTGCCCTTTATCACTCACAATCGGTTGAAGCGATGTTTGCAGGGACTCCTGGATTGAAGATTGTCATTCCGTCAACACCATATGATGCAAAAGGCCTGTTAAAAGCAGCCATTCGCGATCCGGATCCGGTACTGTTTTTCGAACATAAACGTGCATACCGTCTTATTAAAGGTGAAGTGCCGACAGATGATTATACATTGCCGATCGGAAAAGCCGATGTGAAGCGCGAAGGTGATGATGTAACCGTCATTACGTACGGTCTTGCAGTACATTTTGCATTGCAGGCAGCAGAACGCCTGGCAAAAGACGGCATCGAAACGCACATTTTAGATTTGCGTACCGTTTACCCGTTAGATCAAGAAGCCATTATTGAAGCAGCAAGAAAAACAGGGAAAATCCTTCTTATCACAGAGGACAATAAAGAAGGCAGCATTATAAGTGAAGTGGCGGCCATCATTGGAGAGCATTGCCTATTTGAACTGGATGCACCGATCAAGCGTCTCGCGGGACCGGATGTACCTGCAATGCCATACGCACCAACAATGGAAAAGTTCTTCATGATTAATCCCGACAAAGTAGAAAAGGCAATTCGCGAACTCGCTGAATTCTAG
- a CDS encoding DUF342 domain-containing protein, with protein MQTRQPGFMLKDFETILRQNPRIKLTNFALLKEGLNEVTDTPVEIGKWLPSIVIEISRDKMSASLFVYETAEYIKENVQSIQKKVQKLLAEDNITYGILNVKLESIVTAKATLIAQGTPPVKGEDSQITYLELPERKPVIREDGKADYYDLNFIYEIEEGAWLGEKIHAQSGIPGINIYGESIPAPLGRDLPLNYDKKSAYEVEEEGKTVLRSKISGVVEEHQGMVSVNQHLPIDGDVGIETGNIEFNGSVSIKGTVQPGFSVVANGDISIEHPEGVSGAKLIKSLYGDIFIRGGIFGLGETLVEAAGDIFVKHVNDAHLVAGQNLNIGFYSLGSNLTAHSILVDERKGKIIGGTAIAKSTIVSAFTGNRLERPTELIIISINRAQSLEVIQYKASLLKSMHEDMVQLEAQIERILPVIHTLTPRQLAALELTKQKLASNKETAQNLDREIKQLMNDLRKVSKAEIHVTKEAYPGTYIQIGKKSTVLTSITNGRFLIENGELNV; from the coding sequence TTGCAAACCCGACAGCCAGGTTTTATGCTAAAAGACTTCGAAACGATTTTGCGCCAAAATCCTCGTATTAAATTAACGAATTTTGCATTATTAAAAGAGGGACTAAATGAAGTGACTGACACCCCGGTTGAAATCGGTAAATGGCTTCCATCGATTGTAATCGAAATTTCCCGAGATAAAATGTCAGCATCGCTTTTTGTATATGAGACAGCGGAGTATATAAAAGAAAATGTGCAATCCATACAAAAAAAGGTTCAGAAGCTTTTAGCTGAAGATAACATAACGTACGGTATTTTAAATGTGAAACTGGAATCGATTGTCACTGCGAAGGCAACATTGATTGCGCAAGGAACACCGCCTGTCAAAGGTGAAGATTCACAAATTACCTATTTAGAATTACCTGAGCGAAAACCGGTTATAAGAGAAGATGGCAAAGCGGATTATTATGATTTGAACTTTATTTATGAAATTGAAGAAGGCGCATGGCTTGGTGAGAAAATTCATGCACAATCAGGTATTCCGGGAATAAATATTTATGGGGAATCGATTCCTGCTCCTTTGGGGCGAGATTTGCCGTTGAATTATGACAAGAAATCGGCCTATGAAGTTGAAGAAGAGGGAAAAACGGTACTTCGCTCGAAAATAAGCGGGGTAGTTGAAGAACATCAAGGAATGGTGAGTGTGAATCAGCATTTACCAATTGACGGTGATGTCGGCATCGAAACCGGGAATATTGAATTTAATGGATCTGTCTCAATTAAAGGAACTGTCCAGCCAGGCTTTTCCGTTGTTGCAAATGGTGATATTTCAATCGAACATCCAGAAGGTGTATCCGGCGCAAAACTGATTAAGTCCCTTTACGGGGATATTTTTATTCGAGGAGGCATATTCGGTTTAGGCGAAACACTTGTAGAAGCTGCCGGAGATATATTCGTTAAACATGTAAATGATGCCCATTTAGTCGCAGGTCAAAATCTGAATATTGGATTTTATTCGTTAGGTTCAAATTTGACTGCACATTCCATTTTGGTTGATGAGCGGAAAGGGAAAATCATCGGTGGGACTGCAATCGCAAAAAGTACAATCGTTTCGGCGTTTACAGGAAACCGACTGGAAAGACCGACTGAATTAATCATTATTAGCATAAACAGAGCACAAAGTCTTGAGGTCATTCAATACAAGGCATCGCTGCTAAAATCAATGCATGAAGATATGGTGCAGCTTGAGGCACAAATAGAACGCATCCTTCCTGTTATACATACGTTAACACCACGACAATTGGCGGCATTGGAGCTCACAAAACAAAAGCTCGCTTCCAATAAAGAAACAGCGCAGAATTTAGATCGGGAAATTAAACAATTAATGAACGATTTACGCAAAGTTAGTAAAGCAGAGATTCATGTGACGAAAGAAGCATATCCTGGTACATATATACAGATTGGCAAAAAGTCCACTGTTTTGACGTCTATAACAAATGGACGATTTTTAATAGAAAATGGAGAGTTGAATGTATAA
- the lpdA gene encoding dihydrolipoyl dehydrogenase, with product MAKDYDVVILGGGTGGYVAAIRASQLGLKTAIVEKNKMGGTCLHAGCIPTKALLRSAEVYVQSKKALDFGVEVNDVKIDFERVQQRKATVVDKLYKGVQHLMKKGKIDVYDGFGRILGPSIFSPMPGTISVEMNDGTENEMLVPQNVIIATGSRPRTLDGLKVDGKKVFTSDEFLTIEKLPKSAIIIGGGVIGVEWASMLTDFDVEVTIIELGDRLLPTEDAAISAEMLKSLKKRGVNVHFNVKLDPSAIDTKENVSLQVNDETISAEALLLSVGRIANTSNIGLENTEIELDNGYISVNEHFQTKERHIYAIGDVIGGMQLAHVASHEGIRAVEHIAGQNSIPLHYANIARGVYSNPEVASVGLTEEQAKNNGYKVVTTTFPFKAIGKAIVYGETAGFVKVVADESSNDVVGVHLIGPHATDLISEAALGLFLNASPWEVGQMVHLHPSLSEIIGEAALAIEGKAIHF from the coding sequence ATGGCGAAAGATTATGATGTCGTTATTTTAGGCGGAGGCACAGGCGGTTATGTAGCCGCGATTCGTGCGTCACAGCTCGGATTGAAAACGGCAATCGTCGAAAAAAATAAAATGGGGGGTACATGCCTGCATGCGGGCTGTATTCCAACTAAAGCATTGCTCCGAAGTGCGGAAGTATATGTGCAATCGAAAAAGGCACTTGATTTTGGGGTGGAAGTAAATGACGTCAAAATCGATTTTGAACGTGTCCAACAAAGAAAGGCTACCGTTGTAGATAAGCTTTACAAAGGTGTCCAGCACTTGATGAAAAAAGGAAAGATCGACGTATATGATGGTTTCGGCCGCATTTTAGGACCATCTATTTTCTCGCCGATGCCAGGTACGATTTCAGTGGAAATGAATGATGGCACAGAGAATGAAATGCTTGTGCCGCAAAACGTCATCATTGCGACGGGTTCTCGCCCTCGAACATTGGACGGATTGAAAGTTGATGGGAAAAAAGTATTCACATCAGATGAATTCCTGACAATCGAAAAGCTCCCGAAGTCAGCTATTATTATCGGTGGTGGCGTAATTGGTGTCGAATGGGCGTCAATGCTCACTGATTTCGATGTTGAAGTCACGATTATCGAGCTAGGTGATCGTTTGTTGCCGACTGAAGATGCAGCCATTTCCGCGGAGATGCTGAAATCTTTGAAAAAGCGCGGGGTGAATGTTCATTTCAATGTAAAACTTGATCCTTCCGCAATTGATACAAAGGAAAATGTATCACTACAAGTGAATGATGAAACCATTTCAGCGGAAGCACTTTTACTATCAGTTGGAAGGATAGCGAACACGTCAAACATCGGCTTGGAGAATACGGAAATCGAACTGGACAATGGATATATTTCAGTAAACGAACATTTCCAGACGAAAGAACGTCATATATATGCTATAGGAGATGTTATCGGTGGAATGCAGTTGGCACATGTTGCTTCACATGAAGGAATACGTGCTGTCGAGCATATTGCGGGACAGAATTCGATTCCACTGCATTATGCAAATATTGCACGAGGCGTCTACAGTAATCCGGAAGTCGCAAGTGTCGGCCTTACGGAAGAGCAAGCGAAAAACAACGGCTATAAAGTTGTGACAACAACATTCCCGTTTAAAGCGATCGGTAAAGCGATTGTGTATGGTGAAACAGCAGGCTTTGTGAAAGTAGTTGCCGATGAAAGTTCGAATGATGTTGTCGGCGTCCATTTAATCGGACCGCATGCAACGGATTTAATTTCTGAAGCTGCACTTGGCTTGTTTTTAAATGCCTCACCATGGGAAGTTGGACAGATGGTGCATTTGCATCCTTCGCTAAGCGAAATTATTGGGGAAGCCGCACTGGCGATTGAAGGCAAAGCAATTCATTTTTAA
- a CDS encoding glycerophosphodiester phosphodiesterase codes for MNNIPIFAHRGASSFHLENTFAAFKKAKELGADGIELDLQVSNDGILVVFHDNDLKRLAGINKMVNQCSYDELIHYKLGPRFKRLFRRDRMIAFADVLEWANAENIALNVELKESLLTNEHVLKELLQTISLPENSHFSSFHDSLLKIVKEIRPDIETAYIITRKFYWATLAEQNFFDAIHAHKRYYKDQYLEACKTANIGMRFYAIQGNESFLKTPHSIVKGWITDFPHLVQEAQKNRQV; via the coding sequence ATGAATAACATACCCATTTTTGCCCACCGAGGGGCATCAAGCTTTCACTTAGAAAATACGTTTGCTGCCTTTAAAAAAGCGAAAGAACTTGGGGCAGATGGCATTGAACTGGATCTCCAAGTTTCAAATGATGGAATTTTAGTGGTATTCCATGACAATGACTTAAAGAGACTGGCCGGTATTAATAAAATGGTCAATCAGTGTTCTTATGACGAGCTCATTCACTATAAATTAGGTCCGCGGTTTAAACGGCTGTTTCGTCGTGACCGGATGATTGCCTTTGCCGACGTACTGGAATGGGCGAATGCCGAAAATATTGCGTTGAATGTAGAGCTGAAAGAGTCGCTATTAACGAATGAGCATGTTCTGAAGGAATTACTGCAAACGATCAGCTTACCTGAAAACAGCCATTTCTCTTCATTCCATGATTCTCTGCTAAAGATTGTGAAAGAGATTCGCCCGGACATCGAGACGGCGTATATTATTACGAGAAAATTCTATTGGGCCACATTAGCGGAGCAAAATTTTTTCGATGCGATACATGCACATAAACGGTACTATAAAGATCAATATTTAGAGGCCTGTAAAACGGCTAATATCGGCATGCGTTTTTACGCAATCCAGGGAAATGAATCATTCTTAAAAACTCCCCATTCGATTGTAAAAGGGTGGATTACGGATTTTCCGCATTTAGTTCAGGAAGCCCAGAAAAATCGACAAGTTTGA
- a CDS encoding dihydrolipoamide acetyltransferase family protein, whose translation MTIQNIVMPQLGESVTEGKIERWLVQVGDKVNKYDPLAEVTTDKVNAEIPSSFAGVITELIANEGETLPVGAVVCAIEVEGSEMPPAPVEKSSNVSSAILNAGPQKKEEEKPAAKKEDKPVRTERKPGRFSPAVLALANEHDVDLAQITGTGVGNRITRKDVEAYVAAGKPTSQDISNDEQPTAFAEPKQESSSQESAQGSTQEPVSSPQPKQEIPVAAGDIEIPVTQVRKAIAKNMLRSAHEIPHAWMMMEVDVTELVEYRDSIKEDFKKKEGFNLTYFAFFLKAVSQALKEFPIINSVWAEDKIIQKKDINLSIAVATDDALFVPVIKNVDEKSIKGIAKEIHEYAHLVRNGKLKLEHMQGGTFTVNNTGSFGSVQSMGIINHPQAAILQVESIVKRPVIVQGNMIAPRSMVNLCLSLDHRILDGMICGKFLSRVKEILENVDKQKMSVY comes from the coding sequence ATGACAATTCAAAATATCGTCATGCCGCAACTTGGAGAAAGTGTGACAGAAGGTAAGATTGAACGCTGGCTTGTCCAAGTGGGAGACAAAGTAAATAAATATGATCCATTAGCAGAAGTAACAACAGATAAAGTTAATGCCGAAATCCCTTCTTCGTTTGCAGGGGTAATTACAGAATTAATCGCAAACGAAGGCGAAACATTGCCGGTAGGCGCAGTTGTATGCGCGATTGAAGTGGAAGGCTCAGAAATGCCGCCAGCACCAGTAGAAAAAAGCTCGAATGTCAGCTCGGCAATTCTAAATGCCGGCCCACAGAAAAAAGAAGAAGAAAAACCAGCAGCAAAAAAAGAAGACAAACCGGTGCGCACAGAACGCAAGCCTGGTCGTTTTTCACCTGCAGTTTTAGCATTGGCCAATGAACACGATGTCGACTTGGCCCAAATTACCGGCACAGGTGTCGGCAATCGGATCACAAGAAAAGATGTTGAAGCCTATGTTGCTGCGGGTAAGCCGACAAGTCAGGATATTTCGAATGACGAACAACCAACAGCATTCGCGGAGCCAAAACAAGAATCGTCTTCGCAAGAGTCAGCACAAGGCTCTACACAAGAACCGGTATCGTCGCCTCAGCCGAAACAGGAAATCCCTGTTGCTGCTGGAGATATTGAAATTCCGGTTACGCAAGTCCGTAAAGCAATTGCGAAAAATATGCTGCGTAGCGCACATGAAATTCCGCATGCATGGATGATGATGGAAGTCGATGTGACAGAGCTTGTTGAATACCGTGACAGCATAAAAGAAGATTTCAAGAAAAAAGAAGGCTTCAACCTGACGTATTTTGCATTTTTCCTAAAAGCGGTCTCCCAGGCGCTAAAAGAATTCCCGATCATCAACTCTGTATGGGCGGAAGATAAAATTATTCAAAAGAAAGATATTAATTTATCGATTGCTGTAGCTACTGATGATGCACTATTCGTGCCGGTTATCAAAAATGTCGATGAAAAATCGATTAAAGGCATCGCGAAGGAAATTCATGAATATGCACATCTTGTACGCAACGGAAAACTGAAATTGGAACATATGCAAGGTGGTACATTTACAGTCAACAATACCGGATCATTTGGTTCTGTTCAGTCGATGGGCATTATCAATCATCCACAGGCAGCAATTTTGCAGGTGGAAAGTATTGTAAAAAGACCTGTAATAGTACAGGGTAATATGATTGCTCCACGCTCTATGGTAAATTTATGTTTATCTTTAGATCATAGAATTTTAGATGGCATGATTTGTGGTAAATTCTTATCTCGTGTGAAAGAAATTCTCGAAAATGTCGATAAACAGAAGATGTCAGTCTACTAA
- a CDS encoding DUF2627 domain-containing protein, whose product MARMAAFIVLVIPAILMAAGIKFMRDTLFGILISPFPWIWLQFVVGAIFFAVSFLFFAGFLLYRDRKRGKVSERWQK is encoded by the coding sequence ATGGCACGTATGGCTGCATTTATCGTACTAGTCATTCCCGCAATTTTAATGGCTGCCGGGATAAAATTTATGCGAGACACATTATTCGGTATTTTAATTTCACCATTTCCTTGGATTTGGTTACAATTCGTCGTCGGTGCCATATTCTTTGCCGTTTCATTTTTATTTTTTGCAGGGTTTTTACTGTACCGGGATCGCAAGCGTGGTAAAGTATCGGAGCGCTGGCAGAAATAA
- a CDS encoding methylmalonyl-CoA mutase family protein translates to MNMKEIEFQTASYEQWKEEAVKALKGKPFESLFTKTIENITLDPLYTEESLIEKLGDQLEKQVSTIRSLTKQTSFTVAQQIAGNDAASFFANIEDSLSRGNEMITINSPVAFDWSEQDSEKLASYLSENSFKFIVASAEDAVLDVFKYIDEAKRKDVVGYIVSPETLELADYPNVRTFCANTIPFHNDGANAVQELAIALAQAAKLANTAEDFKAFEQKFFVQFAVDTQFFAEVAKLRAFKVLWKAFASAFGNEASAVPVVVETSVRSFSKYDVYVNLLRAGNEAFSAAIGGADVITVHPHDALTGVSGQSIRIARNVSLVTKEESHVTNVIDPSGGSYFIESLTADYVKEAWALFLEIEIAGGLEAYGINAQIEEVYQARMKQVETRKHSLIGTNIYANPQDTVATPENAQFAGVKRLAIPFENLRATYAQTGIKAAILTFGELKNYKPRADFVQGYFATAGVVAYQTAGFQTIEDATTWLASADYDYVVVAATDEDTKAIVPALLENKKQTVVLDAAGKYKEDEAAWTANGLNGFIYAGQNIARKLSDVVMSVKGVQQ, encoded by the coding sequence ATGAATATGAAAGAGATCGAATTTCAAACAGCTAGCTATGAGCAGTGGAAGGAAGAAGCGGTAAAAGCATTAAAAGGAAAACCGTTTGAATCCTTATTTACAAAGACAATTGAAAATATCACGCTTGACCCACTTTATACAGAAGAAAGCTTAATCGAAAAATTGGGAGACCAACTGGAGAAACAAGTATCAACAATCCGTTCTTTAACAAAACAGACGAGCTTCACTGTTGCACAGCAAATCGCCGGCAATGATGCAGCCAGCTTTTTTGCCAATATCGAGGATAGCTTATCACGCGGCAATGAAATGATTACAATCAACAGCCCGGTTGCATTTGACTGGTCTGAACAAGACAGCGAAAAACTCGCTTCTTATTTATCGGAAAATTCATTTAAATTTATCGTCGCTTCTGCTGAAGATGCAGTGCTGGATGTATTCAAATATATTGACGAAGCTAAACGTAAAGACGTTGTAGGCTATATTGTTTCACCTGAAACATTAGAATTAGCTGACTATCCAAACGTCCGCACGTTTTGTGCAAATACGATTCCATTCCATAATGATGGCGCTAATGCGGTTCAAGAGCTTGCTATTGCGCTTGCGCAAGCAGCTAAACTTGCGAATACGGCTGAAGATTTTAAAGCATTTGAACAGAAGTTTTTCGTACAGTTCGCTGTCGATACGCAATTCTTTGCAGAAGTAGCAAAACTTCGTGCATTCAAAGTATTATGGAAAGCGTTTGCTTCAGCATTCGGCAATGAAGCAAGCGCTGTCCCGGTCGTAGTGGAAACTTCGGTACGCAGCTTCTCGAAATATGATGTTTATGTAAACTTATTACGTGCAGGCAATGAAGCGTTCTCAGCGGCAATCGGCGGTGCAGATGTTATTACGGTACATCCGCATGATGCATTGACAGGTGTATCAGGGCAATCGATCCGTATTGCGCGCAATGTTTCCCTTGTTACGAAAGAAGAGTCACATGTAACTAATGTCATCGATCCATCAGGCGGTTCGTACTTTATCGAATCACTAACAGCTGACTATGTAAAAGAAGCATGGGCACTGTTTTTGGAAATCGAAATTGCTGGCGGATTGGAAGCATACGGTATCAATGCTCAAATTGAGGAAGTGTATCAGGCGCGCATGAAGCAAGTGGAGACACGCAAGCATTCACTAATCGGTACGAACATTTATGCAAACCCGCAAGATACAGTAGCAACACCTGAAAATGCTCAATTTGCAGGTGTAAAACGTCTTGCCATTCCATTTGAAAACTTACGTGCCACTTATGCACAAACTGGAATCAAGGCAGCAATCTTAACATTCGGCGAACTGAAAAACTACAAGCCGCGTGCAGATTTTGTACAAGGATACTTTGCGACAGCGGGTGTTGTAGCATATCAAACAGCAGGCTTCCAAACAATTGAAGATGCAACAACTTGGCTTGCAAGTGCCGACTATGACTATGTAGTCGTAGCAGCAACGGATGAAGATACAAAAGCCATTGTTCCGGCATTACTAGAAAACAAAAAACAAACGGTTGTATTGGATGCAGCAGGTAAATATAAAGAAGATGAAGCGGCGTGGACTGCAAATGGCTTAAACGGCTTTATTTATGCAGGTCAGAACATCGCCCGCAAGCTGTCGGATGTCGTAATGAGCGTGAAGGGGGTACAACAATGA
- a CDS encoding thiamine pyrophosphate-dependent dehydrogenase E1 component subunit alpha, with translation MTDTNITHEQLGLTDEDVLKMYETMLMARRIDERMWLLNRAGKIPFVISCQGQEAAQVGAAFALDHTKDYIAPYYRDMGVVLHFGMTAKDLMLSAFAKAEDPNSGGRQMPGHFGQKKNRILTGSSPVTTQVPHAVGVALAGKMQQKDFITFVTLGEGSSNQGDFHEGANFAGVHKLPVIIMVENNQYAISVPVERQLGCAQVSDRAIGYGMPGVTVDGKNPLEVYKVVKEAADRARRGEGPSLIETVSFRLTAHSSDDDDRQYRTAEDIAEGKAKDPIILFETYLKDNGIADDALLEEMNKKIMDTVNEATDYAENAAYASPEHALRFVYAEGEDA, from the coding sequence ATGACGGACACTAATATTACACATGAACAATTGGGATTAACGGATGAAGATGTACTGAAAATGTACGAAACAATGTTAATGGCACGCCGTATTGATGAGCGGATGTGGCTGTTAAACCGTGCAGGCAAAATACCATTTGTTATTTCATGCCAAGGACAGGAGGCGGCTCAAGTAGGTGCTGCCTTTGCCCTTGATCATACAAAGGATTATATTGCGCCGTACTATCGTGATATGGGGGTTGTCCTTCATTTTGGGATGACGGCTAAAGATTTAATGCTTTCGGCGTTTGCGAAAGCGGAAGATCCGAACTCTGGCGGGCGTCAAATGCCGGGGCACTTCGGGCAAAAGAAAAATCGTATACTTACGGGTTCTTCTCCTGTAACGACACAAGTACCGCACGCGGTCGGTGTTGCACTTGCAGGAAAAATGCAGCAAAAGGACTTTATCACATTTGTAACGCTCGGTGAAGGTTCGTCAAACCAAGGGGACTTCCATGAAGGAGCAAACTTTGCGGGTGTGCATAAATTGCCGGTTATTATCATGGTAGAAAACAACCAATATGCAATTTCTGTACCGGTTGAGCGCCAATTGGGCTGTGCACAAGTGTCAGACCGTGCAATCGGCTACGGGATGCCTGGTGTAACGGTAGACGGCAAAAATCCGCTGGAAGTATACAAAGTGGTGAAAGAAGCGGCTGATCGTGCACGTCGCGGTGAAGGGCCTTCACTGATCGAAACGGTTTCGTTCCGATTGACAGCCCATTCTTCGGATGATGATGATCGTCAATATCGTACAGCTGAGGATATTGCAGAAGGAAAAGCAAAAGACCCGATTATTTTATTTGAAACATACTTAAAAGACAACGGTATAGCGGATGATGCGCTATTGGAAGAAATGAACAAAAAAATTATGGATACTGTCAATGAAGCGACAGATTATGCAGAAAATGCAGCCTATGCCTCGCCAGAACATGCATTGCGTTTTGTGTATGCGGAAGGAGAAGATGCGTAA